A region from the Kineothrix sp. IPX-CK genome encodes:
- a CDS encoding ABC transporter permease, whose protein sequence is MLLLLLFVSIGAFLLVSLSPVDPLQANVGQTALGALSQEQVIKLETYWGVNEPPLERYLAWVGDFLRGDMGVSLLYRQSVSSVIVQKLLNSLLLMIFAWTISGGLGFVLGIMSGMNRGRMIDKIIKGYALLTASTPAFWLALIFLLLFSVWLKLFPIGLSVPMGMDAAAVGISDRLWHAALPALTLSVTGISNIILHTREKMIDVMESEYVLFAVARGERKWEIFKNHGFRNVLLPAITLQFASVSEIFGGSILVEQVFSYPGLGQAAVTAGLGGDIPLLLGIAVISAAIVFAGNFIADILYGVIDPRMRKGVRQ, encoded by the coding sequence ATGCTTTTATTGCTGTTGTTTGTGAGCATTGGAGCATTTCTTCTGGTATCTTTGTCCCCGGTAGATCCACTTCAGGCCAATGTCGGACAGACGGCTCTAGGTGCACTCAGTCAGGAACAAGTCATTAAGCTGGAAACGTATTGGGGAGTAAACGAGCCTCCCCTTGAGCGTTATCTGGCATGGGTAGGCGACTTTCTGCGGGGTGATATGGGTGTTTCCCTTTTGTATAGGCAGAGCGTCTCATCTGTAATCGTGCAAAAGCTGTTAAATTCTCTATTGCTCATGATTTTCGCATGGACGATTTCCGGGGGCTTAGGCTTTGTGCTTGGAATTATGTCCGGGATGAACAGAGGGAGGATGATTGATAAGATCATTAAGGGCTATGCCCTGCTGACGGCAAGTACCCCAGCCTTTTGGCTCGCCCTCATATTTTTACTCCTGTTTTCGGTCTGGCTTAAGCTGTTTCCCATAGGCCTGAGCGTTCCTATGGGAATGGATGCTGCGGCAGTGGGGATTTCGGATAGACTGTGGCATGCTGCCCTTCCGGCACTTACGCTGAGTGTTACCGGCATATCGAATATTATCCTTCATACGAGAGAAAAAATGATCGATGTGATGGAGAGCGAGTATGTGCTCTTTGCTGTTGCCCGGGGCGAAAGGAAGTGGGAGATATTTAAGAACCATGGTTTTCGCAATGTTCTTTTGCCCGCCATTACGCTGCAATTTGCCTCTGTCAGTGAAATTTTCGGAGGGTCGATTCTGGTGGAGCAGGTTTTCTCCTATCCGGGGCTTGGTCAGGCAGCGGTAACAGCGGGGTTGGGAGGTGACATTCCGCTGCTTCTTGGAATCGCAGTTATCAGTGCAGCCATCGTGTTTGCGGGAAACTTTATTGCGGACATCCTTTATGGAGTAATTGACCCCCGAATGAGAAAGGGGGTAAGGCAATGA
- a CDS encoding ABC transporter permease, which yields MRFHRRKVVVLLLALAASFLFCILIMGFLYGDAAMETDFARKNQPPSFRYPFGTDWMGRDMFARTAAGLSMSIRIGLFTATVSAVTAFVLGSAAAVMGKAADAIIGWLIDLMMGIPHILLLILISFACGKGVRGVVIGVLCTHWMSLARVIRGEVLQLKQSGYVQTAAKLGTGRSKIITMHMLPHLIPQFMTGLILLFPHAILHEAGITFLGFGLPPEQPAIGVILSESIRYLLTGSWWLAFFPGVSLVLVVILFDYIGSMARRLLAPASVHE from the coding sequence ATGAGGTTTCATAGACGAAAGGTCGTAGTTCTGCTGCTCGCACTTGCTGCATCATTTCTTTTTTGTATTCTCATCATGGGGTTTTTATATGGGGACGCTGCTATGGAAACCGATTTTGCACGTAAAAATCAGCCTCCGTCTTTTAGATATCCTTTCGGTACAGATTGGATGGGGCGGGATATGTTCGCCCGTACTGCGGCAGGACTTTCCATGAGTATACGAATTGGTCTGTTTACGGCGACGGTAAGCGCAGTAACCGCTTTTGTACTGGGCTCTGCGGCGGCAGTCATGGGAAAAGCAGCGGATGCGATTATCGGGTGGCTTATTGACCTTATGATGGGGATTCCGCATATTCTTTTGCTCATTCTCATTTCTTTTGCCTGCGGAAAAGGAGTTCGAGGAGTAGTGATCGGAGTATTATGTACTCACTGGATGTCCCTGGCCAGAGTAATACGCGGAGAGGTGCTGCAGCTTAAACAAAGCGGTTATGTGCAGACTGCGGCCAAACTGGGAACCGGCAGGAGTAAAATAATAACCATGCATATGCTTCCGCACCTGATCCCTCAATTTATGACAGGCTTGATCTTATTGTTTCCTCACGCCATATTGCATGAAGCCGGCATCACCTTTTTGGGCTTTGGCCTGCCTCCGGAACAGCCCGCAATCGGAGTCATTCTTTCGGAGAGCATTCGCTATCTGCTTACGGGGAGCTGGTGGCTTGCGTTTTTTCCGGGCGTTTCTTTGGTGTTAGTGGTTATTTTATTCGATTATATCGGCAGTATGGCAAGACGGCTTCTTGCCCCGGCAAGCGTACATGAATGA
- a CDS encoding ABC transporter ATP-binding protein: MERIPVLNVENLSVSFSQYMGVFRKKQIQTIKDLNVRLYQGEIVAVVGASGSGKSLLAHAILGILPYNASMGGRISYCGELLTQERVEKLRGKEIALVPQNVSYLDPLMKVGPQIRKNAKDKLSKERTLNTLKRYGLTEETERLYPFELSGGMARRVLISTAVQERPKLVIADEPTPGLDAASAKRVMGHFREIADDNAAVLLITHDLELAIETADRIVVFYAGTTLEEVRASDLAEGSKLYHPYTRALWQAMPRNGMHVEEAKL; the protein is encoded by the coding sequence ATGGAGAGAATACCGGTTCTTAATGTGGAGAATTTGTCTGTTTCATTTTCACAATACATGGGAGTGTTTAGAAAAAAGCAAATACAAACGATAAAGGATTTAAATGTCAGACTCTATCAGGGAGAAATCGTAGCAGTGGTGGGTGCCAGCGGAAGCGGTAAAAGCCTGCTCGCTCACGCCATTTTAGGGATATTGCCATATAACGCCTCTATGGGAGGCAGGATAAGCTACTGTGGAGAGCTCCTGACACAAGAGCGAGTGGAGAAGCTTCGCGGGAAGGAAATTGCTTTGGTGCCGCAAAACGTATCCTATTTAGACCCGCTGATGAAGGTGGGGCCTCAGATACGCAAAAATGCCAAAGATAAGCTTTCAAAAGAAAGGACTCTTAATACTTTGAAGCGCTACGGATTGACAGAGGAGACGGAAAGACTCTATCCCTTCGAGCTTTCCGGCGGCATGGCGCGAAGAGTTCTGATTTCTACAGCGGTACAGGAAAGGCCGAAGCTGGTAATTGCGGACGAGCCTACGCCCGGATTGGATGCCGCGTCGGCAAAACGCGTGATGGGACACTTTCGGGAAATCGCTGATGATAACGCGGCAGTGCTGCTCATCACTCATGACTTGGAGCTGGCAATAGAGACGGCCGACCGGATAGTAGTATTTTATGCGGGAACGACCTTGGAGGAAGTGCGGGCTTCGGATCTTGCGGAGGGGTCTAAACTATATCACCCTTATACAAGGGCACTGTGGCAGGCGATGCCCCGGAATGGAATGCATGTAGAGGAGGCAAAATTATGA
- a CDS encoding ABC transporter ATP-binding protein, with amino-acid sequence MILKGEELSFCYQDGGRQILNRVSLSIESGEIVGLCAPGGFGKTTLCKILGGYVEPDFGTVTLDGRPVQDYRGYCPVQMIWQHPELVINPRLKMSQVLAEAGAIDECVIEKLGIETEWMNRYPIELSGGELQRFCIARALGTGTRFLLADEITTMLDLIMQAKIWNFLKEESAKRNIGMLVVSHSDELLDRLCSRRIDMQLLS; translated from the coding sequence ATGATACTAAAGGGAGAGGAGCTGTCATTTTGCTATCAGGATGGCGGAAGACAGATATTGAACCGCGTTTCCCTTTCGATAGAAAGCGGCGAAATCGTAGGGCTGTGTGCGCCCGGCGGTTTCGGAAAGACTACGCTGTGTAAAATTCTTGGAGGATACGTAGAACCGGATTTTGGAACTGTCACCTTGGACGGAAGGCCGGTTCAGGATTATCGGGGCTATTGCCCGGTGCAGATGATCTGGCAGCATCCCGAACTCGTGATCAACCCACGGCTTAAAATGTCTCAGGTGCTTGCCGAGGCCGGAGCTATCGATGAGTGTGTGATAGAGAAGCTTGGCATTGAAACGGAGTGGATGAACCGTTATCCCATAGAGCTTTCAGGCGGAGAACTTCAACGCTTCTGCATCGCACGGGCACTGGGGACCGGGACAAGATTTCTCCTCGCTGATGAGATCACTACGATGCTGGACTTGATTATGCAGGCTAAGATATGGAATTTTCTAAAGGAGGAGAGTGCGAAACGAAATATTGGAATGCTGGTCGTAAGTCATTCGGATGAGCTTTTGGACAGGCTCTGTTCGCGGAGGATAGATATGCAGCTTCTTTCCTGA